The nucleotide window GTCCAAGTCCGGATCCGTCACGCCTTGAGCGTGAATTTCCAGATCAGCCGTGCCTGTAACGTGCAAAACATAAATAACATCGGCGCCATTTCCATCCTCAGTGCAATTAAGACCAAGATAACTGTTCGTCAACTGACCGTACTCGTTACCGTAAGCCGAATTTAGATCCCCCTGGTGCGTGAAGCTGCCGCTTTGGAGCACGACGGGAATCGGATTGCTGCAATCATGTCCTTCGCAAACCAGGCCGCTTGTTGTGGTCTCATCGTTGCTGCCATCGCAGTTGTTATCGAGGCCATCACAAATGTCTTTGGCTTCTGGGTTGATGAGCGCACCATCGTTGGCGGGGTTATCTTCGCAGTCATCGGCAAGTGGATCGAGTCCTGAGCAGTCGGTGCTGCCGGCGGTTTCGATGTAATGACCATCGCCATCTTCGTCGCGCAAAGTATAGATGCATTCGGTGCCTGTGTCGTTACAGTAGCCCGCAGTATTGCAGTCATAGCAGCTGTTGCCGGGGCAGTTCGGAGGCGTTGAGCAATCCAAATCACAATCGGGCACGCAGCCATCGCCACCGGATGCTGGTACGCAGATAAAGCCTGCATCACACAAATTATTATTGGCAGTGTTTTGGCACTGGCCATCCACACAAACATCATCGGTGCATGCGATGCCATCGTCGCAATCGGTATCGCAGGTCCCGGTGCCTGTATCGCCAGTATCGGCGCCCGCATCGAGGTGATCATCAAAGCGACTCCCATCCGCATCAATAATCGCACTGCAGCCCATCAACAACACCAAAGCTAATAAGATATAATATCGCATACTAAAAACTCCCCTTAAGTACGAAGCCTGCTTCCCTCGGACTGACGTAAGGCGCAGCGGCTAGCTTTGCTTGCTCTTCGCTGGAAGGCGCGCTGTCCTCTTTTTCGCCGCTCCCGGAAAAGAGCAAAAAGGTGGTCACTCCTGCGCCAATCAAGGTTCCGACAAGCAAAACGTCGGAGACCGTTGCAAAAGTATTGGCCCGATCAGCTGCATCACGCCCATCGGCGGCTGCTTGCTCGCGCTCTCGATTACTAAGACTGGTGTCACGCGATTGCAAAAGCTTGTCTTCAAATTCATTGTCAGCGCTCACTGCGACAAGTCCGGTAACAATCGTGCCGGCCAAAAGAGCAAGGGTTACGCCTCCTGAAATGAGCACTGGGGTCGTAAGCTCTAAACTGCCGGAACTTCCTTCCGACTCGTCGGTCCGCAAAGCATCTTCGCTGCCATCAAGATCGGTCTCTGCAGAGCCCTGCTGCAAGGCCACGACAACATCGGTGCTCTGTCCGCCCTGCACAGCTATCTCACGACGCTCTGGGGTGTATCCCTCAGCACCCACCTCCAGCACGTAGTTACCTTCTTTTAGCTGAACGCCACCACTTGAAGAAGGCACCACCGCTTGTCCGTCCACTTTAACCATGGCACCAGGCGGCGATAACCGGAGCATCAAGGTCCCGATGCTCTTGCGAATATTTTTTATGGTGGCTTGAAGTTTTTTACGATCGCGAGCAGAAGCGTCACTGCCTGCTTAATAGAGATAGGCTTCGTAGTTTTCGACTGCCTTAACTGGATTGCCTAACTGCTCGTAGCAACTGGCGATATTCAGCCGCACCGCATGATGAGGCTTGAGATTGTAAGCTTCTTGAAATGAAATTAAAGCACGGTCGTAGTTCCGAGCCTCAAACTGCCTGACGCCTTCTTTAAAGGCTGCTCTGGCCTGCGCCTGGACGTCGCTTTGAGCTTCCGCGCTCGCGCCTAAACCGCTCCATAAAGCCAATGAAAGCACGCCAATTGAAAAGCTAAGTGAACGCAAGCAATTAACCATAAGACAGCTCCTTTAAACCTAGCACGTTTGAGAGGTATGCAAGTTTATTTGTCAGGAAACTAGCACCAATCGAGCAAAAAATCCCAAAAACAAGTCCATGTCACCGGTGTTGCTACACCTGGCTTTCTTGATGCATGTTATGCTGCGAGCAATGCAAACAGGCAATATCCTACTTTTCCCTACATCATGACTTACACCGTTCTAGCGCGCAAGTACCGTCCACAGAGTTTCGAGGACTTGATAGGCCAGGAGCACGTCTCTCGTACCCTGAGCAACGCCCTTTCAAGCGATCGGGTGGCTCATGCCTTTTTGTTCACTGGCGTGCGCGGGGTCGGTAAGACCTCAACGGCACGCATCCTAGCCAAAGCCTTGAACTGCGAAAAAGGCCCCAGCCCTCAGCCTTGTGGCCAGTGTGACCCCTGCAAGGAAATCACTACCGGCCATGACATGGATGTGATTGAGATTGACGGCGCCTCAAACAACAGTGTCGAAGACATTCGGCGCCTGCAGGAGACCTTGCCTTTTGCACCTGCTCGCGATCGCTTCAAAGTTCTTATCGTCGATGAAGTCCATATGCTTTCCACGAGTGCATTTAACGCCTTGCTCAAAACGCTGGAAGAGCCGCCCGACCATGTGAAGTTTATTTTGGCTACAACTGAAAGCCACAAGGTCCCAATCACTATCCGGTCGCGCTGTCAGCGCTACGACTACAAACTGATCTCGATGAGCGCAATGGCCAAGCGCCTTCATGAGATTTTTACACTGGAAAAAATTGCAGCCGACGAAGAAACGGTCTCTTTGGTTGCGCGTGAAGCTGCAGGCTCCATGCGGGACGCTTTAACCTTGCTCGATCAAGTTGTCGCGTTTGGCGGCACAACGCTTAAACATGACGACATCGCCCGGATGTTGGGAGTAGCCGATCGCAGTGCCGTATTTGATATTGTCGAATCACTGTTAACCCGACAAAGCTCAACCTTACTTGAAAGCGTCCATCAATGCTTGGAACAAGGGCTTGATCTGCGTCATCTGCTGCAACAGATGTTGAACTTGATGAGAGATTTGGTTGTCCTGAAAACAATGGGCAAACAAAGCTCGTTGGCAGACTTCACTGAAACAGAAGCGCAGCACGCAGAAGAATTTCTTGCGACAATCAGCAGCGATGAGCTTCAACGCAGCTACAGCATGCTCTCAAAGCTGTGTGATGAACTTGCCCATTCCTTTTCACTTCAGATGGACTTTGAGATGGGCCTTTTGCGCATCGCAAGCAGCCCTGCCCTTATCGACCTTGGCAAATTACTTAGCCTTGAGAAAGGAAGCTCCGGTCCGCCCTTGGCTGTGCCAAAGCAAAGTTCTCATCAGCCACCGAATCCAGCGCCTAGAGCGATCTCAACCCAGGGCAGCAAAACAAGCCCTAAGTCCCAGGACGCAAAAAGCACTGCCGCTGCTGCGGCCACAGCCTCGGTATCCACAGCAAGTCCTGAGTCTCAGCTAGCGCACACCACACCAGCCGTAGCCTCGGCGCCCGCCGAAAACGTGGATCTGCTCTGGCAGAGAGTCGTACAACAATTGCAGCACAGCCGACCCGCGTTGGCTGCTATTCTGGAATACGGAATACCCATCGAGCTCAATTCCACCGTCATGGTGATTGATTTTGAAAAGCACCCGTTTTATGCCAAGCAAGCCCAGAGTCGCGAAGCACTCGATGCATTAGCCAAAGCCTTCGCCTCGGTGCTCAATCAGCCCGACTTTAACCCCAAACATATCAAAATCACCGAAGGTGGCGGGAGCCATGGACAAAAGCTCCCTCTCATAAAAGAAAAGGCTATCAAGCTCGCTCAGGAACAAACGGCCACAAAAAAACGTGCCTTAGAGCACCCCATCGTGCGCGAAGCCATGGAAGTTTTCCCCGAAAACGCAGAAAAAATTGATGTCGTCACAGACGTCGATTAGATTGTGACGACGTGTCTGATTTTCCATCGAGCTCTGATTTAGATCCCATAGGCAGCCTCATCAAGCTGCTCAATCGTTTGCCAGGTGTGGGTGAACGCAGCGCAACACGTCTTGCTTTTTTCCTCTTGTCACAAGACAGAAACTACGCCCAAGCCCTAGCCCATCGATTAGCTGAACTTCATGACCGCGTTCACAAGTGCATCGAATGCAACAACTACGGGAGTGAATCGCGTTGTAGTATTTGCAACGATGAGCGTCGCGACAAGACCATACTCTGCGTCGTAGCCAACGTACAAGATCTTATCGCAGTCGAACGCACAGCATCGTATCGAGGCATCTACCATGTGCTTCACAAGCTTCTCTCACCGCTCGACGGCGTGCATCCAGATGATTTGCATGTTGAGCAGCTAAAGCGGCGCATCGAAACACTGCAAATAAAAGAGATTATCGTAGCCACCCCACTTAGCGTAGAAGGCGAAGCAACCGCTCTGTTCTTGGCGCAGACTCTTCGGGGAAGTGGATGCCATGTCTCGCGCATCGCAAGCGGCCTTCCCCATGGTGGTGAACTCGAATTTACGGATCAGATTACATTGAATCATGCTTTCGAAGGACGAAAAGCACTGTGATGTCTTTTGTCAAAGGAGCCACGATTGGATCACGGTAACAAAAAGAAGTGGCGTTCCAATCTTTCTTTAGCCCATTGGTTTTCTCAGGAAAGCCGCATCCAGCACTCTGAATTACTCATCGCAATTTTCGTCGTACTGATCGTTGCGATGATGATTGTACCACTACCAACGCACGCCCTTGACTTACTCATCGTTACCAATCTGGCTTTTGCAATTGTACTACTGCTTGCCGCAACACAGGCCTCTGAAGCCTTAGCTCTCGCGTCTTTTCCGACCATTCTTTTGCTAAGCACGCTCTATCGACTGGGTCTTAACATTTCATCCACCCGGCTAATTTTACTCCAAGCGGATGCCGGCCAGGTCATTCAAAGTTTTGGAAGCTTTGTTGTGCGCGGAAACTACGTGGTCGGTGCTATCGTTTTTTTGATTTTGACCATTGTTCAATATCTCGTGATTGCCAAGGGTGCTGAGCGCGTGGCCGAGGTCGGAGCTCGTTTTGTGCTCGACTCGATGCCTGGAAAGCAAATGGCGATTGACTCCGATATGCGGGCACACGCCATTGACTTTCGACAAGCGTCATCGCGCCGCAAAACTTTGGAGCGTGAAAATCAATTTTATGGCGCGATGGACGGCGCCATGAAGTTCGTCAAAGGCGATGCGATTGCAGGGATTATCATTACCTTGATCAACATCCTTGGAGGCGTCACGGTTGGCATCACACAGATGAACTTTAGCGCCACTGAAAGCCTTCAGGTTTTCGGCTTGCTCACTATCGGTGACGGCCTTGTCTCGCAGATACCTTCCCTTCTCATTTCAACGGCCGCAGCATTGATTGTCACCCGTGTTGCTTCCGAAGAACATCGCTCAGGACTGGCTGCAGAGATCGTACGACAACTTGCCACAACGCCTCGTGTCTTCTGGATCACCGCGTTTTTGTTTGCTTTGTTTGCGTTAATCCCCGGTCTACCTTGGCTTCCCTTTTTGTTTTTTGCTTTGGTGCTGAGTGGCATCGCTTGGCTTATCCAGAGCAGTACCACAGGCGAACTATCGCGTAGCGCAGGATCAGTAGAGACTCCGGTGTATTGGCAGAGGGGAAGCGAAAGCAGTCCTATTCAAGTCGTGGTTGAGGCAAACTTGGCTGCACGGTGGCGCGCAACCAAGCTTGATGAATCACTACGCCTGGAATGCTCAACGCTTCATTCCGATCTTTGTAAACGCTTTGCTTTTGATTTGCCGCCCATTGCTCTCAAATCCGAATCATCCACACAGGCCGATCTTGTGAAGATCAAGATTGGTGGCACCAGTGTAAAGAGTTTCGTCGCCGAGCCCAACGACATACAGAGTCTTTGCCGACTTTTGAATATTTTATTGCAGCGCTATGCACATGAATGGCTCAGTCCTCGAGAAGTACAAGACACTCTATCAAGTATTCGCAACGACAATCCATCACTCATCCACGAAGTCGTGCCGGAAAAAATCAACCAAGGCATGCTTACTCGCGTATGCCAAGCGTTGATGCAAGAAGGAATTGGATTACAGAGCACAGAGACCGTGCTTAAAGCTTTGGTAGGTCGGGACACAAAAACTTTGGTTTTTGGACTACCTGGCTTTGTCGCGCCGCGCGCTAGCCCGAGAACTGTGCGCATTGATTACCGACCAAGATACCATGCTCGCACTATCGCTTGATCCTGTGATCAGTGACGCCCTACGAGATGGTCTTGCCAAAGAACAAGACAATGGGGCCAGTGCACTCGAACCAAGCCAGCGAAAAGACATTATTCTAGCACTGCAACGCGCCATCGAGCAGCTGCCGGATTCACACACAGCAGTTATTCTCTGCCCTGCCGATGTCCGCCGAGCTTGTTGGATTCTAGCAAATACAAAGCAACTCGACATTCTGGTATTGGCATACGACGAAATTCCGCCCGAGATCCAAATATCCCACGCGGGGATGGTTCGCTTGTCTGCTTAGAGCATGGCCCGTCACGATAACTCCAATTGAGGCGACCCGCGTAGGGTAAATAGTCCGCAGTCTTGGGATCCATGCTTGCATTGCGTATCGTTGTCCAAGACGCATGGGTGTTGCTTGGTTCTCCCTTGGTTGATTTGATTGGACTTTATCCACCGTGAACGACACGATCTTTTTGATCGTTACATGGGCATGCTTCTTGCTTTGCTAATCCAACAAGATAAACCTTTGAAAGTCCATGTCATGAAAAAAACTACCCTTCCTACCCAAGTGATTGCGTCGGTGCTTTTGCCCTTAGCGGCCTTTTGGGGTCCGGGCCTTACAGCATGTTCCTTGAGCCCATCGAGCGACCTTGACGGA belongs to Myxococcales bacterium and includes:
- the recR gene encoding recombination protein RecR — encoded protein: MSDFPSSSDLDPIGSLIKLLNRLPGVGERSATRLAFFLLSQDRNYAQALAHRLAELHDRVHKCIECNNYGSESRCSICNDERRDKTILCVVANVQDLIAVERTASYRGIYHVLHKLLSPLDGVHPDDLHVEQLKRRIETLQIKEIIVATPLSVEGEATALFLAQTLRGSGCHVSRIASGLPHGGELEFTDQITLNHAFEGRKAL
- a CDS encoding putative metal-binding motif-containing protein, encoding MRYYILLALVLLMGCSAIIDADGSRFDDHLDAGADTGDTGTGTCDTDCDDGIACTDDVCVDGQCQNTANNNLCDAGFICVPASGGDGCVPDCDLDCSTPPNCPGNSCYDCNTAGYCNDTGTECIYTLRDEDGDGHYIETAGSTDCSGLDPLADDCEDNPANDGALINPEAKDICDGLDNNCDGSNDETTTSGLVCEGHDCSNPIPVVLQSGSFTHQGDLNSAYGNEYGQLTNSYLGLNCTEDGNGADVIYVLHVTGTADLEIHAQGVTDPDLDIALAILDDPICSTAAGDFGVCHDDIVYGQTGYSDSRIFLRAFGPISPETTRTLYILVKGFNSSVSGDYELTVTARTATGTVCGNDNSIIDISAGGLLYTQAGADNNQTGSCGSTGTEVVSRFSPGSSAGTGLGVLYANDVTGNFSPSLYLRSSSCTAGTELDCDTPGGGGGTASFIEYSVSSLESMNYAFVDAASDGDFVVLQHEPAIP
- a CDS encoding FHIPEP family type III secretion protein, yielding MITDQDTMLALSLDPVISDALRDGLAKEQDNGASALEPSQRKDIILALQRAIEQLPDSHTAVILCPADVRRACWILANTKQLDILVLAYDEIPPEIQISHAGMVRLSA
- the dnaX gene encoding DNA polymerase III subunit gamma/tau; translated protein: MTYTVLARKYRPQSFEDLIGQEHVSRTLSNALSSDRVAHAFLFTGVRGVGKTSTARILAKALNCEKGPSPQPCGQCDPCKEITTGHDMDVIEIDGASNNSVEDIRRLQETLPFAPARDRFKVLIVDEVHMLSTSAFNALLKTLEEPPDHVKFILATTESHKVPITIRSRCQRYDYKLISMSAMAKRLHEIFTLEKIAADEETVSLVAREAAGSMRDALTLLDQVVAFGGTTLKHDDIARMLGVADRSAVFDIVESLLTRQSSTLLESVHQCLEQGLDLRHLLQQMLNLMRDLVVLKTMGKQSSLADFTETEAQHAEEFLATISSDELQRSYSMLSKLCDELAHSFSLQMDFEMGLLRIASSPALIDLGKLLSLEKGSSGPPLAVPKQSSHQPPNPAPRAISTQGSKTSPKSQDAKSTAAAAATASVSTASPESQLAHTTPAVASAPAENVDLLWQRVVQQLQHSRPALAAILEYGIPIELNSTVMVIDFEKHPFYAKQAQSREALDALAKAFASVLNQPDFNPKHIKITEGGGSHGQKLPLIKEKAIKLAQEQTATKKRALEHPIVREAMEVFPENAEKIDVVTDVD
- a CDS encoding PEGA domain-containing protein: MVKVDGQAVVPSSSGGVQLKEGNYVLEVGAEGYTPERREIAVQGGQSTDVVVALQQGSAETDLDGSEDALRTDESEGSSGSLELTTPVLISGGVTLALLAGTIVTGLVAVSADNEFEDKLLQSRDTSLSNREREQAAADGRDAADRANTFATVSDVLLVGTLIGAGVTTFLLFSGSGEKEDSAPSSEEQAKLAAAPYVSPREAGFVLKGSF
- a CDS encoding FHIPEP family type III secretion protein is translated as MDHGNKKKWRSNLSLAHWFSQESRIQHSELLIAIFVVLIVAMMIVPLPTHALDLLIVTNLAFAIVLLLAATQASEALALASFPTILLLSTLYRLGLNISSTRLILLQADAGQVIQSFGSFVVRGNYVVGAIVFLILTIVQYLVIAKGAERVAEVGARFVLDSMPGKQMAIDSDMRAHAIDFRQASSRRKTLERENQFYGAMDGAMKFVKGDAIAGIIITLINILGGVTVGITQMNFSATESLQVFGLLTIGDGLVSQIPSLLISTAAALIVTRVASEEHRSGLAAEIVRQLATTPRVFWITAFLFALFALIPGLPWLPFLFFALVLSGIAWLIQSSTTGELSRSAGSVETPVYWQRGSESSPIQVVVEANLAARWRATKLDESLRLECSTLHSDLCKRFAFDLPPIALKSESSTQADLVKIKIGGTSVKSFVAEPNDIQSLCRLLNILLQRYAHEWLSPREVQDTLSSIRNDNPSLIHEVVPEKINQGMLTRVCQALMQEGIGLQSTETVLKALVGRDTKTLVFGLPGFVAPRASPRTVRIDYRPRYHARTIA